In a genomic window of Sphingomonas lutea:
- a CDS encoding dihydroneopterin aldolase: protein MADDDARLSGMVPDHLQVRSARIILDSLALDADIGFHDFEIGNPQRLLATVEIWLDDATAPANDDPAGAWDYDFVRSQVREIAMLRRYNLQETLAHAIFDRLAALHGIRDLRVRLSKPDIYSDARGVGVEIASFHAAWPNR from the coding sequence ATGGCTGACGACGACGCTCGCTTGTCCGGGATGGTGCCCGACCATCTCCAAGTCCGCTCGGCGCGGATCATTCTCGATTCGCTCGCTCTCGACGCCGATATCGGCTTTCACGATTTCGAGATTGGAAATCCGCAGCGCCTTCTCGCGACGGTGGAGATCTGGCTCGACGACGCGACGGCGCCTGCCAATGACGATCCCGCCGGCGCATGGGACTATGATTTCGTTCGCTCGCAAGTGCGCGAAATCGCGATGTTGCGACGGTACAATCTGCAGGAAACGCTCGCCCATGCCATCTTCGATCGGCTTGCAGCCCTGCATGGCATCCGGGATTTGCGGGTTCGTTTGTCTAAGCCGGATATCTATTCCGATGCGCGAGGGGTCGGCGTTGAGATTGCATCGTTTCACGCAGCTTGGCCGAACCGCTAG
- a CDS encoding DUF1285 domain-containing protein, translating to MPERQPPIELQGISLAELQAAIDMRRLPPVDRWNPTHCGDSRMRIARDGTWYHDGAPISRSAMVRLFSTILRREPDGSHVLVTPVEKLTVEVEATAFRAVEMQSEGTRRDRKIGLTLDSGDALILGADHPLRIAEDGAGGPSPRVLVRHGLEAELSRAIYYELAEIALAEGNDPPGVWSDGTFFTLMPGA from the coding sequence ATGCCTGAGCGCCAACCACCGATCGAACTGCAGGGAATCAGCCTGGCCGAGCTGCAAGCGGCGATCGACATGCGTCGCCTGCCGCCGGTCGACAGGTGGAATCCGACGCACTGCGGCGATTCCCGGATGCGCATAGCGCGCGACGGCACCTGGTATCACGACGGCGCGCCCATCAGCCGTTCGGCAATGGTGCGCTTGTTTTCGACCATCCTTCGGCGCGAGCCGGATGGGTCACACGTGCTCGTCACCCCCGTGGAGAAGCTGACCGTCGAGGTCGAGGCGACGGCATTTCGTGCGGTCGAGATGCAGAGCGAGGGAACGCGCCGCGACCGCAAGATCGGCCTGACCCTGGACAGTGGCGACGCGCTCATCCTGGGCGCGGATCATCCGCTGCGGATTGCGGAGGACGGGGCTGGCGGCCCCTCCCCGCGCGTGCTCGTGCGCCACGGGCTCGAGGCCGAGTTGAGCCGCGCGATCTACTACGAGCTGGCCGAAATCGCCCTGGCCGAAGGCAATGATCCGCCCGGAGTCTGGAGCGACGGGACCTTCTTCACGCTGATGCCCGGCGCATGA
- a CDS encoding SDR family oxidoreductase — MQPEQDRTAIVTGAAKRVGAEIAGALQADGWTVIAHVRDPGDTVPAGMHKVVADLSQPDCAERIFAAAAGLPTVRLLVNNAARFAEDSIGAFNPTEFDAHMAVNARAPALLIDRLARAHDGGDALVVNILDSKLLAPNPDFASYTVSKQALAGLTGIAARALAGRGIRVNGIAPALMLRSSGQSAENFAEMHRRNPLRRGVEPKDVVDALRYFIDSRCVTGQTITIDSGQHFLNLERDVQFLET; from the coding sequence ATGCAACCCGAACAAGACCGTACGGCAATCGTCACCGGCGCCGCGAAAAGAGTCGGCGCGGAGATTGCCGGGGCTCTCCAGGCCGACGGCTGGACGGTGATCGCGCACGTCCGCGATCCAGGCGACACCGTGCCGGCGGGCATGCACAAGGTCGTCGCGGATCTAAGCCAGCCCGATTGCGCAGAGAGAATCTTCGCTGCGGCAGCGGGGCTTCCGACGGTTCGGCTGCTGGTCAACAATGCCGCGCGTTTCGCCGAGGATTCGATCGGCGCATTCAACCCGACCGAATTTGATGCGCACATGGCAGTCAACGCGCGCGCCCCGGCCTTGCTCATCGATCGGCTGGCGCGAGCGCACGACGGCGGCGACGCCCTTGTCGTAAACATTCTCGACTCCAAGCTGCTTGCGCCTAACCCCGATTTCGCAAGTTATACCGTGTCGAAGCAGGCGCTTGCAGGACTGACCGGGATCGCCGCGCGCGCATTGGCGGGGCGCGGCATCCGGGTGAACGGCATCGCTCCGGCGCTAATGCTGCGTTCCAGCGGCCAGTCGGCGGAAAATTTTGCGGAAATGCACCGCCGCAACCCGCTTCGCCGCGGCGTCGAGCCGAAGGATGTCGTCGACGCACTGCGCTATTTTATCGATTCCCGCTGCGTCACCGGCCAGACGATTACCATCGATTCGGGCCAGCATTTCCTGAACCTCGAGCGCGACGTGCAATTCCTGGAGACGTGA